Proteins from one Impatiens glandulifera chromosome 2, dImpGla2.1, whole genome shotgun sequence genomic window:
- the LOC124927511 gene encoding 40S ribosomal protein S29-like, translated as MGHSNVWNSHPKNYGPGSRTCRVCGNPHGLIRKYALMCCRQCFRSNAKEIGFIKYK; from the exons atgggTCATTCAAACGTCTGGAACTCTCACCCTAAGAACTACGGCCCTGGATCTCGCACATG CCGTGTGTGTGGAAACCCACATGGGTTGATCAGGAAGTATGCACTTATGTGCTGCAGGCAGTGTTTCCGCAGTAATGCCAAGGAAATTGGTTTCATTAAG TACAAGTAA
- the LOC124926574 gene encoding partner of Y14 and mago, with translation MAAASGARGHDGGGGGGGGEDEVKQMTADLRKTLKEGERIIAPTRRPDGTMRKPRKVKAGYNPQDEVARYQSKGALLKKEMEASIEVGPPGYDPSDDSKPKTKSSRRNDKKKEKRLQAAINKDKKTEEGNGETESVEEITLQVSELAVTTNCSTKCSGTSEPVQDIDKTIRALKKKIRLTEAQQQKTMAEDMNPEQLEKVAKLEQWRKELKLLEEKKIGGGVMN, from the exons ATGGCAGCGGCTAGCGGCGCCCGTGGGCACGACggtggcggcggcggcggcggcggagaaGATGAAGTGAAGCAGATGACAGCTGATCTGAGAAAAACCCTAAAAGAAGGAGAAAGAATTATAGCGCCGACAAGACGACCTGATGGGACTATGCGAAAGCCTCGTAAAGTCAAAGCAGGTTACAATCCTCAAGACGAAGTCGCTCGTTACCAATCCAAAGGCGCTCTG TTGAAAAAGGAAATGGAAGCATCGATTGAGGTAGGACCTCCAGGTTATGATCCAAGCGATGATTCAAAACCCAAAACCAAATCATCAAGGAGAAATgataaaaagaaggaaaaaagattgcag GCTGCGATTAATAAGGACAAGAAGACTGAAGAGGGTAATGGGGAAACTGAGTCTGTTGAAGAAATAACACTTCAAGTTAGTGAACTGGCTGTGACAACAAATTGTTCTACGAAATGCTCTGGCACTTCAGAACCGGTTCAAGATATTGATAAAACGATTCGAGCTCTAAAGAAGAAG ATAAGGCTAACAGAAGCCCAGCAGCAGAAAACAATGGCAGAGGATATGAATCCGGAGCAGTTGGAAAAAGTTGCTAAGTTGGAACAGTGGCGGAAAGAGCTCAAACTCTTGGAAGAAAAGAAGATTGGCGGCGGGGTCATGAACTGA